From the genome of Kitasatospora acidiphila, one region includes:
- a CDS encoding NADP-dependent oxidoreductase: MRAVSYDAYAPDNSRLRYGELPEPKVAPGQVLIAVRAAGVNPVDWKVMAGGLDPLMDAVFPVIPGWDVAGVVVRTGPDAPEFAPGDEVMSYARKETVHGGTFAEYIAVDASAVARKPAGLDWAQAGGLPLAGLTALRSLDWLAVERDDILLVHGAAGGVGSLAVQLGAARGAQVIGTASERNHAFVRRLGAEPVTYGDGLVERVRALAPGGVSTVADFVGGQLETTLAVLAPGGRHASVADPTVEQHGGHWVWVRPDGAKLAELAGLADLGALTVEVSATFPLEKAAEAFDASRTGHTRGKIVVVP; the protein is encoded by the coding sequence ATGCGCGCGGTGAGCTACGACGCGTACGCCCCCGACAACTCCCGGCTGCGCTACGGCGAGCTGCCCGAGCCCAAGGTGGCCCCCGGCCAGGTGCTCATCGCCGTGCGGGCGGCCGGGGTCAACCCGGTGGACTGGAAGGTGATGGCGGGCGGCCTGGACCCGCTGATGGACGCGGTCTTCCCGGTGATCCCCGGCTGGGACGTGGCCGGGGTCGTGGTCAGGACCGGCCCCGACGCGCCGGAGTTCGCGCCCGGCGACGAGGTGATGTCCTACGCCCGCAAGGAGACGGTGCACGGCGGCACCTTCGCCGAGTACATCGCGGTCGACGCCTCGGCGGTGGCCCGCAAGCCGGCCGGCCTGGACTGGGCGCAGGCCGGCGGTCTCCCGCTGGCCGGCCTGACCGCGCTGCGCAGCCTGGACTGGCTGGCGGTCGAGAGGGACGACATCCTGCTGGTGCACGGCGCCGCCGGCGGGGTGGGCAGCCTGGCGGTGCAACTAGGCGCCGCGCGCGGGGCACAGGTGATCGGCACCGCCTCCGAGCGCAACCACGCGTTCGTGCGCCGCCTGGGCGCCGAGCCGGTGACCTACGGGGACGGCCTGGTCGAGCGGGTCCGGGCGCTGGCCCCCGGGGGAGTGTCGACCGTGGCGGACTTCGTCGGCGGGCAGTTGGAGACCACGCTGGCAGTGCTGGCGCCCGGCGGGCGGCATGCCTCGGTGGCCGACCCCACGGTGGAGCAGCACGGCGGCCACTGGGTCTGGGTCCGCCCGGACGGCGCCAAGCTGGCCGAACTGGCCGGTCTGGCCGACCTGGGCGCCCTGACCGTCGAGGTCTCCGCGACGTTCCCGCTGGAGAAGGCCGCCGAGGCCTTCGACGCCAGCCGCACCGGCCACACCCGCGGCAAGATCGTGGTCGTCCCCTGA
- a CDS encoding NAD(P)-dependent alcohol dehydrogenase has translation MPSIKAYGATSATDPLVPLTIERREVGPRDIQIEIKYSGICHSDLHTVRGEWGDRPYPLVPGHEIAGIVTAVGSEVTKHAVGDRVGVGCMVNSCRECVNCRRGQEQYCLGETVFTYGSVDRDGTITQGGYATHVVTDEAFVVRIPQGLPLDAAAPLLCAGITTYSPLRRFGAGPGKKVAVVGLGGLGHLGVKLAHAMGAEVTVLSQSLKKLDDGKKLGADRFYATSDPATFEQLAGEFDIVLNTVSAKLDLDAYLSLVASGGTMVSVGAPPEPLALNAFSLISMGRNYAGSMIGGIAETQEMLDFCGEHGVTAEIELIPADQINAAYERMLASDVRYRFVIDTATLG, from the coding sequence GTGCCCAGCATCAAGGCGTACGGCGCCACGTCCGCGACCGACCCGCTCGTCCCGCTCACCATCGAGCGCCGCGAGGTCGGGCCGCGCGACATCCAGATCGAGATCAAGTACAGCGGCATCTGCCACTCCGACCTCCACACCGTGCGCGGCGAGTGGGGCGACCGGCCCTACCCGCTGGTTCCGGGCCACGAGATAGCCGGCATCGTCACCGCCGTCGGCTCCGAGGTCACCAAGCACGCCGTCGGCGACCGGGTCGGCGTCGGCTGCATGGTCAACTCCTGCCGGGAGTGCGTCAACTGCCGCCGCGGCCAGGAGCAGTACTGCCTGGGCGAGACCGTCTTCACCTACGGCTCGGTCGACCGGGACGGCACCATCACCCAGGGCGGCTACGCCACGCACGTGGTCACCGACGAGGCCTTCGTGGTCCGCATCCCGCAGGGCCTCCCGCTGGACGCCGCCGCACCGCTGCTCTGCGCCGGCATCACCACCTACTCGCCGCTGCGCCGCTTCGGCGCCGGCCCGGGCAAGAAGGTCGCGGTGGTCGGCCTGGGCGGCCTCGGCCACCTGGGCGTCAAGCTCGCCCACGCGATGGGCGCCGAGGTCACGGTGCTGTCGCAGTCGCTGAAGAAGCTGGACGACGGCAAGAAGCTGGGCGCCGACCGCTTCTACGCGACCAGCGACCCGGCCACCTTCGAGCAGCTGGCCGGCGAGTTCGACATCGTGCTCAACACGGTGAGCGCCAAGCTCGACCTGGACGCCTACCTGTCCCTGGTCGCCAGCGGCGGCACCATGGTCAGCGTCGGCGCCCCGCCGGAGCCCCTGGCGCTCAACGCCTTCTCGCTGATCAGCATGGGCCGCAACTACGCCGGTTCGATGATCGGCGGCATCGCGGAGACCCAGGAGATGCTGGACTTCTGCGGTGAGCACGGCGTCACCGCCGAGATCGAGCTGATCCCGGCCGACCAGATCAACGCGGCGTACGAGCGGATGCTCGCCTCCGACGTGCGCTACCGGTTCGTGATCGACACCGCGACCCTGGGCTGA
- a CDS encoding DUF6707 family protein, which produces MAATRTTSTAPSTTELIAGHRKRSAEERAAALLAAVPEGAAGHPEELGEFLLTVVADRAEERQVRLAALQALVAVPGGGPELLRLRRLLDAEPDKAVRRELGAALSGHLGAVVTARAAELAAGSGTPAALRSAARAVKTVRSRSPRDLQKVTSLAYACEAADRLDDARLVATAALGVLFTGDYAIWSPVESALALLWLHAGPEQRPVLRQIIDVGTALPDIARDPLARRLDGELLYSDRISRALAEGNRHTAAGYAQVQVMELALMLAYGGSAAWQAERITERRAADLALLRSIRFWRADMTITQEGRCMGRSGRIMRP; this is translated from the coding sequence ATGGCCGCAACCAGGACCACCAGCACCGCACCAAGCACCACCGAGCTCATCGCGGGCCACCGGAAACGCTCGGCCGAGGAGCGTGCCGCCGCGCTGCTCGCCGCCGTGCCCGAGGGTGCGGCCGGGCATCCCGAAGAGCTGGGCGAGTTCCTGCTCACGGTCGTGGCGGACCGCGCCGAGGAGCGGCAGGTGCGCTTGGCGGCTCTCCAGGCCCTGGTGGCGGTGCCCGGTGGCGGGCCGGAGCTGCTCCGGCTGCGCCGGTTGCTGGACGCCGAGCCGGACAAAGCGGTCCGCAGGGAGCTCGGCGCTGCGCTGAGCGGGCACTTGGGGGCCGTGGTCACCGCCCGGGCCGCGGAGCTGGCGGCCGGGAGCGGCACGCCGGCCGCACTGCGCAGCGCGGCGCGGGCCGTGAAGACGGTCCGGAGCCGTTCCCCGCGTGACCTCCAGAAGGTCACCAGCCTCGCCTACGCCTGTGAAGCCGCCGACCGATTGGACGACGCCCGCCTGGTCGCGACCGCCGCCCTCGGCGTGCTGTTCACCGGCGACTACGCGATCTGGTCGCCGGTGGAGAGCGCCCTGGCCCTGCTCTGGCTGCACGCGGGGCCGGAGCAGCGGCCGGTCCTGCGGCAGATCATCGACGTGGGCACCGCGCTGCCGGACATAGCCCGCGATCCGCTGGCCCGGCGTCTCGACGGCGAGTTGCTCTACTCGGACCGGATCAGCAGGGCCCTGGCGGAGGGCAACCGTCACACCGCCGCCGGTTATGCGCAGGTCCAGGTCATGGAGCTCGCTCTGATGCTCGCCTACGGCGGCTCCGCCGCCTGGCAGGCCGAGCGCATCACCGAGCGCCGAGCGGCGGATCTCGCCCTGCTGCGCTCGATCCGCTTCTGGCGCGCGGATATGACGATCACTCAGGAAGGACGATGCATGGGGAGAAGCGGCCGGATCATGCGGCCATGA
- a CDS encoding DUF6215 domain-containing protein, giving the protein MTDQNDQYVETATPAAGKDSTWSAGGQVVAALALGAVIAAGLWGLRMVGGSPSANGKPATCAPPKATDSPEYPALCAALNRPDLPALLGTPSEHVSEAQSGGGPITFADGTKQDDASAEIQAGPINMRLTDNQELPFTDYTTVLGPKSKSTSVLGHPAVTYSDHTTAIGFSLNGGHATTSPGGIARHLVVAKDTKNGGGSFELTIWRQDDQTPDDAALFRTAVLVLPALQGWGTGS; this is encoded by the coding sequence GTGACCGATCAGAACGATCAGTATGTGGAGACCGCCACGCCGGCAGCCGGCAAGGACAGCACCTGGAGTGCGGGCGGTCAGGTGGTGGCGGCGCTGGCGCTCGGCGCGGTGATCGCGGCGGGCCTGTGGGGGCTGAGAATGGTCGGCGGGTCGCCGTCGGCGAACGGCAAGCCCGCCACCTGTGCGCCGCCCAAGGCCACGGACTCCCCCGAGTACCCGGCGCTGTGCGCCGCACTCAACCGCCCCGATCTGCCGGCCCTGCTCGGCACCCCCTCCGAACACGTCTCGGAGGCGCAGTCCGGAGGCGGCCCGATCACCTTCGCGGACGGGACGAAGCAGGACGACGCCTCGGCGGAGATCCAGGCCGGCCCGATCAACATGCGCCTCACCGACAACCAGGAGCTCCCCTTCACGGACTACACCACCGTCCTGGGCCCGAAGTCCAAGTCGACCTCCGTCCTCGGCCATCCCGCGGTGACCTACTCGGACCACACCACGGCCATCGGCTTCAGCCTGAACGGCGGGCACGCCACCACGAGTCCCGGCGGCATCGCCCGCCATCTCGTCGTCGCCAAGGACACCAAGAACGGCGGCGGGTCCTTCGAGCTCACCATCTGGCGGCAGGACGACCAAACCCCGGATGACGCAGCCCTGTTCCGGACCGCCGTACTGGTGCTCCCCGCGCTCCAGGGATGGGGAACGGGCTCATAG
- a CDS encoding maleylpyruvate isomerase family mycothiol-dependent enzyme, whose translation MTTAIDHRAAVAAETAAFVEAVRAADLTTPVPTCPGWVLSDLIQHAGSVQRWFATLLRQRIQERPRSREVDLKLPADSQALPGWLADSSAEAADAFATVDSDAPMWAWGADQHARFWARRMLFETLVHRADAELALGLSPAIDRGLAADGVAEFLVNLPFASSFAPGTAELRAADRSIRFSCSDGDGDGDGDWLVRLRPDGFGIDPDATEADLADATVQAPAADLLLLLYGRLDRTAAGIRTAGDEALLDLWFGHSAF comes from the coding sequence TTGACCACCGCCATTGACCACCGCGCCGCCGTTGCAGCCGAGACCGCCGCGTTCGTGGAAGCCGTCAGGGCGGCCGACCTGACCACTCCGGTGCCGACCTGCCCCGGCTGGGTGCTGAGCGACTTGATCCAGCACGCCGGCAGTGTGCAGCGCTGGTTCGCCACGCTGCTGCGCCAGCGGATCCAGGAGCGGCCGCGCAGCCGGGAGGTGGACCTGAAGCTGCCCGCCGACTCACAGGCCCTCCCCGGCTGGCTGGCCGACAGCTCCGCCGAGGCCGCCGACGCGTTCGCCACCGTCGACTCCGACGCACCGATGTGGGCCTGGGGCGCGGACCAGCACGCCCGCTTCTGGGCCCGCCGGATGCTCTTCGAGACCCTGGTGCACCGCGCGGACGCCGAGCTCGCGCTCGGCCTGAGCCCGGCGATCGACCGCGGCCTCGCGGCGGACGGCGTGGCGGAGTTCCTGGTGAACCTGCCGTTCGCGTCGTCCTTCGCCCCCGGCACCGCCGAGCTGCGCGCCGCCGACCGGAGCATCCGGTTCAGCTGCTCCGACGGCGACGGCGACGGCGACGGCGACTGGCTGGTCCGGCTGCGCCCGGACGGCTTCGGGATCGACCCCGATGCCACCGAAGCCGACCTGGCCGATGCCACCGTGCAGGCCCCGGCGGCCGACCTGCTGCTGCTCCTCTACGGACGGCTGGACCGCACGGCCGCCGGCATCCGCACCGCCGGTGACGAGGCGCTGCTCGACCTCTGGTTCGGGCACTCGGCGTTCTAG
- a CDS encoding helix-turn-helix domain-containing protein gives MAEPGGLKQLKARLEDQWSRCVPELRGSGRALPGDAMVRREVADSWLRSLGTVDPAQTSAPVAGAGAVHPQWSESPLRAPVHDLADQLRCLADDMGYVTAVTDQSGTILWTCGGRAMLRQAERVNFAPGGRWDEPAMGTNALSLALCTGRPSTVFSAEHLVAALHGWVCYCAPIRDPHGRLLGVLDLSSTWDRANPMAMATVRALVSSIEAGVRANAASQQPRPAPAEVRLSVLGRAELTVDGTPLRLPPRQLEILTLLALEPDGFTPERLRDALYGDRPVAAATFRAEVSHLRRALPGTVATRTYALTAPLSCDALEVLQSVACGAVARAVRHYRGPLLPRSQAPGIAQWREHIEVAVREAVLASPDPEHALRYGGRIPHDLTVHEHALRTLPSHDPRRALAAGRLAAAQHD, from the coding sequence ATGGCCGAGCCCGGTGGTCTCAAGCAGTTGAAGGCACGGTTGGAGGACCAGTGGTCCCGCTGCGTCCCCGAGCTGCGCGGTTCCGGCAGAGCGCTGCCGGGTGATGCCATGGTGCGCCGGGAGGTGGCCGACTCCTGGCTGCGGTCGCTGGGCACTGTGGACCCGGCGCAGACCAGCGCGCCGGTGGCCGGTGCCGGCGCGGTGCACCCGCAGTGGTCCGAGTCACCGCTGCGCGCGCCGGTGCACGACCTGGCCGACCAACTGCGCTGCCTGGCCGACGACATGGGCTACGTCACCGCCGTGACCGACCAGTCGGGCACCATTCTGTGGACCTGCGGCGGCCGGGCGATGCTGCGGCAGGCCGAGCGCGTCAACTTCGCGCCGGGCGGCCGCTGGGACGAGCCGGCGATGGGCACCAACGCCCTGTCGCTGGCACTGTGCACCGGCCGGCCCAGCACCGTCTTCTCCGCCGAGCACCTGGTGGCGGCGCTGCACGGCTGGGTCTGCTACTGCGCGCCGATCCGCGATCCACACGGCCGGCTCCTCGGGGTGCTCGACCTGTCCAGCACCTGGGACCGGGCGAACCCGATGGCGATGGCCACCGTGCGCGCGCTGGTGTCCAGCATCGAGGCCGGGGTGCGCGCCAACGCCGCATCGCAGCAGCCCCGCCCGGCTCCCGCCGAGGTGCGGCTCAGCGTGCTGGGCCGGGCCGAGCTGACGGTCGACGGGACGCCGCTGCGGCTGCCGCCACGGCAGTTGGAGATCCTCACCCTGCTGGCGCTGGAGCCCGACGGCTTCACACCGGAGCGGCTCCGAGACGCGCTCTACGGCGACCGGCCGGTCGCCGCGGCCACCTTCCGGGCCGAGGTCTCACACCTGCGGCGCGCGCTGCCCGGCACCGTGGCGACCCGGACCTACGCGCTGACCGCACCGCTCTCCTGCGACGCGCTGGAAGTCCTGCAATCCGTGGCCTGCGGCGCGGTGGCGCGGGCCGTGCGCCACTACCGGGGGCCGCTGCTGCCGCGCTCGCAGGCGCCGGGAATCGCCCAGTGGCGCGAGCACATCGAGGTGGCTGTGCGCGAGGCGGTCCTGGCCAGCCCCGATCCCGAGCACGCCCTGCGCTACGGCGGCCGGATACCGCACGACCTCACGGTCCATGAGCACGCCCTGCGCACCCTGCCGTCCCACGACCCGCGCCGCGCCCTCGCCGCCGGCCGGCTCGCAGCCGCGCAGCACGACTGA
- a CDS encoding phosphotransferase family protein encodes MEEVEVVVAHQERATLRVGDVFLKIDPDQLRTDVEVEAMAIAPIPTPEVLWRKPPVLALAALPGTALGRLGEPSTASPAAWAAAGAAARKLHDAPLPPWPGRSPDELASALDAECAWLITNDVLPTDLVTRNRRIAEGALRPWPPVFTHGDLQVAHVFVDGDEITGVVDWSEASRGDALFDLAILTLGHEEHLADVVAGYGTDVDLDVIRAWWSLRSLIAVRWLVEHGFDPSSPGCEVDVLRSRL; translated from the coding sequence GTGGAGGAAGTCGAGGTCGTCGTCGCCCATCAAGAGCGCGCGACCCTGCGCGTCGGTGACGTGTTCCTGAAGATCGACCCTGATCAGCTGCGCACTGACGTCGAGGTCGAGGCGATGGCCATCGCGCCGATCCCGACTCCGGAGGTCCTGTGGCGCAAGCCGCCCGTGCTCGCGCTCGCCGCCCTCCCCGGCACGGCACTCGGCCGCCTCGGCGAGCCGTCGACGGCGTCACCGGCGGCGTGGGCCGCGGCGGGTGCCGCCGCACGGAAGTTGCACGACGCGCCGCTGCCGCCGTGGCCCGGTCGCAGCCCCGACGAGCTCGCATCGGCCCTCGACGCCGAATGCGCCTGGCTCATCACGAACGACGTCCTTCCCACCGACCTGGTCACGCGCAACCGCCGCATCGCCGAGGGTGCGCTGCGGCCGTGGCCACCGGTGTTCACGCACGGCGACTTGCAGGTCGCCCATGTGTTCGTCGACGGTGACGAGATCACCGGCGTGGTCGACTGGTCCGAGGCGAGCCGGGGTGACGCCCTGTTCGACCTCGCCATCTTGACGCTCGGACACGAGGAACACCTTGCCGACGTCGTCGCCGGCTACGGCACCGACGTCGACCTCGACGTGATCCGCGCATGGTGGTCGCTGCGAAGCCTGATCGCGGTCCGTTGGTTGGTCGAGCACGGCTTCGACCCGTCCTCACCGGGCTGCGAGGTCGACGTGCTGAGATCCCGCCTGTGA
- a CDS encoding phosphotransferase family protein: MIDSPPPPAALAWASELAGPAAGAWAVQRLAGGAHAATHLLRTPDSSTELVLRRFPPGDRAPAYEARVLAAIDGLDGWAPRLAGADPDGLRFGEPAVLITRLPGHADITPACPETAAEQLGRALARIHSVPLARLSGLRDGMAASASVTRSAGRGPAAPVLAAHADRLAGRPPVLTHYDYWSGNVLWQHDVITGIVDWSGASLAPRGFDVSWCRLDLVLLHGPGTAEVFLTAYQEAAGEKLSDVALWDLFALTNSYRTVETWVPNYHDLGRTDLTAAKLRQRHTEWTEDRLARLPENSYEPCDRPR; encoded by the coding sequence GTGATCGACTCACCCCCGCCCCCCGCGGCACTCGCCTGGGCAAGCGAGCTCGCCGGCCCCGCCGCTGGCGCCTGGGCCGTCCAGCGCCTCGCCGGCGGTGCGCACGCCGCCACCCACCTCCTGCGCACCCCGGACTCCTCAACCGAGCTGGTGCTGCGGCGATTTCCGCCGGGCGACCGCGCACCGGCGTACGAGGCACGGGTGTTGGCGGCCATCGACGGGCTGGACGGCTGGGCACCGCGGCTTGCCGGCGCCGACCCGGACGGGCTGCGGTTCGGCGAACCGGCCGTCCTGATCACCCGCCTTCCCGGGCACGCCGACATCACGCCGGCCTGCCCGGAGACGGCGGCGGAACAGCTGGGCCGCGCCCTGGCCCGCATCCACTCCGTCCCGCTCGCCCGGCTGTCCGGTCTCCGCGACGGCATGGCCGCCTCGGCCTCCGTCACCCGCTCCGCTGGCCGGGGCCCCGCCGCGCCGGTCCTGGCCGCCCACGCCGACCGCCTGGCCGGCCGGCCGCCGGTCCTGACGCACTACGACTACTGGTCCGGCAACGTGCTGTGGCAGCACGACGTGATCACCGGCATCGTCGACTGGTCGGGGGCCTCGCTCGCGCCACGCGGCTTCGACGTGAGCTGGTGCCGACTCGACCTGGTACTGCTGCACGGTCCGGGCACCGCCGAGGTCTTCCTGACCGCGTATCAGGAAGCCGCCGGCGAGAAGCTCTCCGATGTGGCGCTGTGGGACCTCTTCGCGCTCACCAACTCCTACCGCACCGTCGAGACCTGGGTGCCCAACTACCACGACCTCGGCCGCACCGACCTGACCGCCGCCAAGCTGCGCCAACGCCACACCGAGTGGACCGAGGACCGCCTGGCACGCCTTCCTGAGAACTCCTATGAGCCGTGCGATCGCCCGCGATAA
- a CDS encoding DUF3048 domain-containing protein, translating into MRRHRLPLAVAGAGVAGLIAVQGCSSSAHKPPPPSPSPTGQAANPLDNSGTAGNLLAVKIDNVGRNTQQIQQGLGRADIVYWVQVEGGLSRFLAVYDANHLPEKIGPVRSARQTDIPLLQQYGRLDFAYSGAISGLIPLLDHADLQTVTPFDDPGAFSNRAMDPTFIDPHQILAKYPSVPARSPGFTFGAAPGGGTALTEMTWHLPAASLGVHFSGSGYDVSVDGHSAWSGTATVVVQHVSIVPGQFTDFNAGHPDNEVFTQSTGSGQAEVLRDGKVWATHWSRPDPAAGTSFTLPDGGAMPFATGPVLVVMVP; encoded by the coding sequence ATGCGCAGACATCGACTGCCGCTCGCAGTGGCCGGAGCCGGAGTCGCCGGGCTCATCGCCGTCCAGGGCTGCAGCAGCAGCGCGCACAAGCCCCCGCCGCCGTCCCCGTCGCCGACGGGGCAGGCCGCGAACCCGCTCGACAACAGCGGCACCGCGGGCAACCTGCTCGCCGTGAAGATCGACAATGTGGGCCGCAACACCCAGCAGATCCAGCAGGGGCTCGGCCGGGCCGACATCGTGTACTGGGTCCAGGTCGAGGGCGGACTCTCCCGGTTCCTCGCCGTCTACGACGCCAACCACCTGCCCGAAAAGATCGGCCCGGTCCGCTCGGCCCGGCAGACCGACATCCCCCTCCTCCAGCAGTACGGGCGCCTCGACTTCGCCTACAGCGGCGCGATCAGCGGGCTGATACCGCTGCTCGACCACGCCGACCTGCAGACCGTCACCCCCTTCGACGACCCCGGTGCGTTCAGCAACCGCGCCATGGACCCCACCTTCATCGATCCGCACCAGATCCTCGCCAAGTACCCGTCGGTGCCCGCCCGTTCCCCGGGCTTCACGTTCGGCGCCGCACCCGGCGGCGGCACCGCGCTCACCGAGATGACCTGGCACCTGCCCGCCGCGTCCCTCGGCGTCCACTTCAGCGGCAGCGGCTACGACGTGTCCGTGGACGGCCACTCGGCGTGGTCCGGCACCGCGACCGTGGTCGTCCAGCACGTCAGCATCGTGCCCGGGCAGTTCACCGACTTCAACGCCGGGCACCCCGACAACGAGGTGTTCACCCAGAGCACCGGCTCGGGCCAGGCGGAGGTGCTGCGCGACGGCAAGGTGTGGGCCACGCACTGGAGCCGCCCCGACCCCGCCGCCGGCACCTCGTTCACCCTGCCCGACGGCGGCGCCATGCCCTTCGCGACCGGGCCGGTGCTGGTGGTGATGGTGCCCTGA
- a CDS encoding cryptochrome/photolyase family protein — MTTSIVLFTQDLRVHDNPALHAAAATAAEVVPLFVLDPAVAEVGFATPNRLAFLADCLADLDRSLRRIGGRLVLREGPVVAEVMRLAEQTGAASVHVAGGVSGFAQRREAALRQRLGARLVVHDGSLNVVPAGRITPAGKDHYAVFAPYFRAWSRTEPGVRLPAPRRLSTPPALRSAGPPHVRPTAPRLPTGGETAARRAWQRWSPDTYHEQHDDLAADGTSRLSPYLHFGCLSARELVAAATRHGGAGAEAFVRQLAWRDFHHQVLAARADAAHSDYRTRSDRWRTDEAEAQAWRQGRTGFPIIDAGMRQLVAEGWMHNRARLLTASFLAKSLYHDWRIGAAHFLDLLVDGDIANNQLNWQWVAGTGTDTRPNRVLNPLRQADRYDPDGAYVRRWVPELAHLPGSVIHRPWLVTSGCPNYPAPLIDPAFLSRRLGRGRALE, encoded by the coding sequence ATGACCACGTCGATCGTCCTGTTCACCCAGGACCTGCGCGTGCACGACAATCCGGCCCTGCATGCGGCGGCCGCAACCGCCGCGGAGGTGGTGCCGCTCTTCGTCCTCGACCCCGCCGTCGCCGAGGTCGGGTTCGCGACCCCCAATCGGCTGGCGTTCCTCGCCGACTGCCTGGCCGACCTGGACCGCTCGCTGCGCCGGATCGGCGGCCGGCTCGTCCTGCGCGAAGGACCTGTCGTGGCTGAGGTCATGCGCTTGGCTGAGCAGACCGGCGCCGCGAGCGTGCATGTGGCAGGTGGAGTGTCCGGCTTCGCCCAGCGCCGCGAGGCGGCACTGCGGCAACGGCTCGGAGCGCGCCTAGTGGTGCACGACGGCTCGCTCAACGTCGTTCCGGCCGGCCGGATCACTCCCGCGGGCAAGGACCACTACGCGGTCTTCGCCCCGTACTTCCGCGCCTGGTCGCGGACCGAGCCCGGCGTCCGGCTGCCCGCACCCCGGCGACTGAGCACGCCGCCCGCTCTGCGCAGCGCCGGACCGCCTCACGTTCGTCCCACCGCACCCCGGTTGCCGACGGGCGGTGAGACCGCCGCGCGCCGCGCCTGGCAGCGCTGGAGCCCCGACACCTACCACGAGCAGCACGATGACCTCGCCGCCGACGGCACCTCGCGCCTGTCGCCGTACCTGCACTTCGGCTGCCTGTCGGCCCGCGAACTGGTCGCCGCGGCCACACGGCACGGCGGAGCGGGCGCCGAGGCCTTCGTCCGCCAGCTGGCCTGGCGGGACTTCCACCACCAGGTCCTCGCCGCCCGTGCCGACGCGGCGCACTCGGACTACCGCACCAGGTCTGACCGCTGGCGCACGGACGAGGCCGAGGCGCAGGCCTGGCGCCAGGGCAGGACCGGGTTCCCGATCATCGATGCCGGCATGCGCCAGCTCGTGGCCGAAGGCTGGATGCACAACCGCGCCCGGCTGCTCACCGCGTCCTTCCTCGCCAAGTCCCTGTATCACGACTGGCGAATCGGTGCCGCGCACTTCCTCGACCTCCTGGTCGATGGCGACATCGCCAACAACCAGCTCAACTGGCAGTGGGTGGCCGGCACCGGGACCGACACCCGGCCCAACCGCGTCCTCAACCCCTTGCGGCAGGCCGACCGCTACGACCCCGATGGCGCTTACGTGCGCCGTTGGGTCCCCGAACTGGCGCACCTGCCCGGCTCCGTCATCCACCGGCCCTGGCTGGTCACCTCCGGGTGCCCGAACTACCCCGCACCGCTCATCGACCCCGCCTTCCTGTCCCGCAGGCTCGGCCGCGGCCGCGCACTGGAGTGA